A portion of the Nitrososphaerales archaeon genome contains these proteins:
- the thiL gene encoding thiamine-phosphate kinase, protein MVNSVNEYEIIRILLEVLGQPKGIYSNIGDDVAYFPVEKGKLVVKCDMLVRKTDVPRGMSLWQAARKSIVMCVSDFAVKGVKPMAALISIGIPRNFTMNEIKELAKGFKMAKEEYSIEIIGGDTNEADDLIIDCIMLGFAERVVPRSGAKPGDVVISSGAFGYPPLGLKILLEGLKVDPSIRDQAISSVLMPKARLDLGIRLSNILSASIDSSDGLAISLYEIAQQSNVGIVIDRLPTTDSIIQFSVKHGIDVEELILYGGEEYEIVATLPKDRVDEAMLIARDLSIQLTEIGRVIEGPPNVFLVSEKGVKPVLRKGWIHLA, encoded by the coding sequence TTGGTAAATTCTGTAAATGAATATGAAATCATTCGCATTCTCCTTGAAGTTTTAGGTCAACCGAAGGGTATCTATTCAAATATTGGTGATGATGTAGCATACTTCCCAGTAGAGAAGGGAAAGTTGGTTGTAAAGTGTGATATGCTCGTAAGAAAGACCGATGTTCCACGTGGTATGAGCTTATGGCAGGCGGCTAGAAAGAGTATAGTGATGTGTGTAAGTGACTTTGCAGTAAAAGGTGTTAAACCGATGGCAGCTCTTATTTCAATCGGGATACCGAGAAATTTCACAATGAATGAGATTAAAGAACTGGCTAAAGGATTCAAAATGGCGAAAGAAGAGTATTCGATTGAAATAATTGGAGGGGATACAAACGAGGCAGACGATCTTATAATCGATTGTATCATGCTCGGTTTTGCTGAAAGGGTTGTGCCAAGAAGTGGAGCGAAACCGGGCGATGTAGTAATTTCTTCGGGCGCATTCGGTTATCCTCCGTTAGGTTTGAAGATCTTATTGGAAGGGTTGAAGGTAGATCCTTCCATCAGGGATCAAGCGATATCTTCTGTCCTTATGCCGAAGGCAAGGCTCGATCTAGGCATAAGACTTTCAAATATTTTATCTGCATCGATAGATTCCAGTGATGGTCTTGCCATCTCATTGTATGAAATTGCTCAGCAGAGCAATGTAGGCATAGTGATCGATAGACTCCCTACGACAGATTCGATAATCCAATTCTCAGTAAAGCATGGTATAGATGTTGAAGAGTTGATACTCTATGGTGGAGAGGAGTATGAAATTGTGGCTACTTTACCAAAGGATAGGGTTGATGAAGCGATGCTCATAGCGAGGGATTTGTCGATTCAGTTGACAGAGATAGGGAGGGTTATAGAAGGGCCTCCGAATGTCTTTTTAGTAAGTGAAAAAGGGGTCAAACCAGTATTGAGAAAGGGCTGGATTCATTTGGCTTGA
- the glmM gene encoding phosphoglucosamine mutase: MIEERRFFGTNGIRFKPGIDFGLDFVIEMAEAIGTYFAKGPILVGYDGRITSPMIAKAVMAGLMSVGLQVGDAGLLPTPALQYATSKLGYNGSVMITASHNPPEYNGIKVMGSDGVEISREDELKIERIFLEKSIKRADWRSVGIPQQETKALSTYIQGILSHVDADLIGSKKFKVVLDLGNGVQSLAAPYILERLGCEVITINSNIDGEFSGRGAEPTVETLTGLSKLVKAHNADLGVGYDGDGDRSIFCDEDGVIHTGDRSGAVIMDYVLSRRPKSLVVTTVSTSQIIEYIANRYESKVVRTRVGSVDVSRKMIELKALFGIEENGGCFYAPHIPVRDGAMSTALMLECMARRNQKLSQLIGELPRFYQRKAKFACPNEFKNQVMKSIERYAEGEVERIDGIKLWIDRSSWILLRPSGTEPLIRVFAESDDEKKLEDLISRFSSIIEDSIKKVRGG; the protein is encoded by the coding sequence ATGATCGAGGAGCGAAGATTTTTTGGGACCAACGGTATTAGATTTAAACCCGGTATCGACTTTGGCTTAGACTTTGTAATAGAAATGGCCGAAGCTATTGGTACTTACTTCGCTAAAGGCCCTATACTGGTCGGGTACGATGGTAGAATTACCAGCCCTATGATCGCCAAAGCCGTCATGGCCGGGTTGATGAGTGTGGGATTACAAGTCGGTGATGCGGGGCTCTTACCTACGCCAGCCCTTCAGTATGCAACGAGCAAGTTAGGTTACAACGGTAGCGTAATGATAACCGCTTCACATAATCCACCCGAGTACAATGGGATCAAGGTAATGGGTTCTGACGGTGTAGAAATTTCGAGAGAAGATGAACTTAAGATCGAAAGGATCTTCTTAGAGAAGAGTATTAAAAGAGCCGATTGGCGATCGGTAGGGATACCACAACAAGAGACTAAAGCGTTGAGTACCTACATTCAAGGTATACTTTCACATGTAGATGCAGATTTGATCGGTAGCAAGAAATTTAAAGTGGTATTAGATTTGGGAAATGGTGTCCAATCACTCGCTGCGCCTTACATTTTAGAGAGGCTCGGTTGTGAAGTTATAACGATCAATAGTAATATCGATGGTGAGTTTTCTGGAAGGGGTGCCGAGCCTACAGTAGAAACATTAACCGGCCTTTCTAAATTGGTAAAGGCCCATAATGCAGATCTAGGTGTTGGTTATGATGGAGATGGTGATCGTAGCATCTTCTGTGATGAGGATGGTGTAATTCATACGGGCGATCGTAGTGGTGCAGTGATCATGGATTACGTATTATCGAGAAGACCCAAATCCCTAGTAGTTACAACTGTGAGTACCTCACAGATCATCGAGTATATAGCCAATCGGTACGAATCGAAGGTTGTGAGGACTAGGGTAGGTAGTGTGGATGTGTCAAGGAAGATGATAGAGCTTAAAGCTCTATTTGGTATAGAAGAGAATGGTGGTTGCTTTTATGCACCACACATCCCTGTGAGAGATGGTGCAATGTCAACCGCTTTGATGTTAGAATGTATGGCCCGAAGAAATCAAAAACTTTCACAACTCATCGGAGAATTGCCACGATTCTATCAAAGGAAGGCTAAATTTGCATGCCCCAACGAGTTTAAGAACCAGGTCATGAAATCGATCGAAAGGTACGCTGAAGGAGAAGTAGAACGTATCGATGGTATCAAGTTGTGGATCGATAGATCTTCATGGATTCTCTTAAGGCCTAGTGGTACAGAGCCATTGATAAGGGTCTTTGCCGAATCTGATGATGAGAAGAAGCTTGAGGATCTTATCTCAAGATTTTCATCTATAATTGAAGACTCTATAAAAAAAGTAAGGGGTGGCTAG